The following proteins come from a genomic window of Immundisolibacter sp.:
- a CDS encoding potassium channel family protein, which yields MIYALGASVSLIVGCVLFHYEALRLIGSAAVAVRQHRRAVLVIIFGVVATHVVEILVYAFAMYLGHRLGLGTFVGEPHPQAAQYVYFSAETFTTLGLGDIYPTGSLRLIASLEPLIGMLLIGWSGSYTYLAVQRYWLDMNAPAPRALDHSKSARTCKRPRPVTHLDRAASSKQHTPGAIVDDEIEAPSSRGNSPR from the coding sequence ATGATTTACGCCCTCGGCGCATCGGTATCGCTGATCGTGGGCTGCGTGCTGTTTCACTACGAAGCCTTGCGTTTGATTGGCAGCGCCGCGGTTGCGGTACGTCAGCACCGACGGGCCGTGCTGGTGATTATTTTCGGGGTGGTTGCCACGCACGTGGTCGAGATTCTGGTTTACGCGTTCGCGATGTACCTGGGGCATCGCCTTGGCCTGGGAACGTTCGTCGGCGAACCGCATCCCCAGGCCGCGCAATACGTTTATTTCTCGGCTGAAACCTTCACCACGCTGGGCCTGGGCGACATTTACCCAACCGGCAGCCTGAGGTTGATTGCCAGTCTTGAGCCACTGATAGGCATGCTCCTGATCGGCTGGTCCGGCTCGTATACCTACCTCGCGGTACAGAGGTACTGGTTAGATATGAACGCTCCGGCGCCGCGGGCTTTGGATCATTCCAAGTCCGCCCGGACGTGCAAGCGTCCTCGGCCCGTGACCCACCTGGACCGGGCAGCCTCATCCAAGCAGCACACGCCAGGCGCGATCGTCGATGATGAAATCGAGGCTCCATCCAGTCGAGGAAATAGTCCGCGATGA
- a CDS encoding AcvB/VirJ family lysyl-phosphatidylglycerol hydrolase, whose product MLLVQTACSDGLPAPITLHSDDWGNYQVQTPHGPVKRLVFAFGAAADPELDASVRAVAARGAMVARVDVGEFAAGVLDRDEPCLDLAGIVNWHANYLGRRFAFADLAPPLIIGHSTGAGLAYVLLVQAPPLTFAGAITDAPARQLALSKPLCGISSKPIAAGKITLRPAPIGAPWQITGAASDNALVAAVMAKSPAGLVQVLPSGSLAEAASNSFNAQETAARHATAVADLPLVEVPVKHPTDTLAVIYSGDGGWRDIDRTIGGLLADKGIPVVGIDSVRYFWHRRSPEQMAMDLARLLNHYQKTWGSQRVVLIGYSFGADILPFAYNRLPRDWQDKVVLVTLLAPARGADFEVSVSGWLGQSNTGTNPTLPELQRMPPAKVLCVYGAREQADSLCTAPGLARITRLQRPGDHHFDRRYDIIVDAIRDRLASFNNDRHS is encoded by the coding sequence ATGCTGCTGGTTCAGACCGCATGCTCGGACGGCTTGCCGGCCCCGATTACGCTGCACAGCGATGACTGGGGTAACTACCAGGTCCAGACACCCCATGGGCCGGTTAAACGCTTGGTGTTCGCGTTTGGCGCCGCGGCCGATCCCGAACTCGATGCCAGTGTCCGGGCAGTGGCCGCGAGGGGGGCGATGGTGGCCCGTGTCGATGTAGGGGAATTCGCAGCCGGCGTGCTTGACCGCGACGAGCCCTGCCTGGACCTGGCCGGCATCGTCAACTGGCATGCCAACTATCTCGGCCGGCGCTTCGCGTTTGCCGATCTCGCCCCGCCTCTGATCATCGGCCATTCGACCGGTGCAGGGCTGGCCTATGTCCTGTTGGTGCAGGCACCGCCTCTCACCTTTGCCGGCGCCATCACCGACGCGCCTGCGCGGCAACTGGCCTTGTCCAAACCGCTGTGCGGAATATCCAGTAAGCCGATTGCAGCCGGCAAAATCACCTTGCGCCCAGCGCCGATCGGCGCGCCGTGGCAGATCACAGGCGCTGCCTCGGACAATGCCCTGGTAGCGGCAGTGATGGCCAAAAGTCCGGCTGGGCTGGTGCAAGTGCTACCGTCCGGCTCGCTGGCGGAAGCCGCTTCGAACAGTTTCAATGCGCAGGAAACGGCCGCCCGCCATGCCACGGCGGTCGCGGACTTACCGCTGGTGGAAGTACCGGTAAAGCACCCTACCGACACGCTGGCGGTGATTTATTCCGGTGATGGCGGCTGGCGCGACATCGACAGAACCATCGGCGGGTTGCTGGCGGACAAGGGCATCCCGGTGGTCGGGATCGATTCGGTACGCTACTTCTGGCACCGCCGCAGCCCAGAACAGATGGCAATGGATCTTGCCCGCCTGCTGAATCATTACCAGAAGACCTGGGGCAGCCAGCGCGTCGTGCTGATCGGCTACTCCTTTGGGGCCGATATCCTGCCTTTTGCCTACAACCGGCTACCGCGCGACTGGCAGGACAAGGTTGTCTTGGTGACTCTGCTGGCACCTGCGCGCGGTGCCGATTTCGAAGTGTCCGTTTCTGGCTGGCTCGGGCAATCAAACACCGGAACCAATCCAACGTTGCCCGAACTGCAGCGTATGCCACCGGCCAAAGTACTGTGCGTTTACGGTGCCCGGGAGCAGGCCGACAGCCTGTGTACAGCGCCCGGTCTGGCCCGCATCACGCGCTTGCAGCGTCCCGGGGACCATCATTTTGATCGGCGTTACGACATCATCGTCGACGCCATCCGCGACCGCCTCGCATCATTCAATAATGACCGGCATTCATGA
- the mprF gene encoding bifunctional lysylphosphatidylglycerol flippase/synthetase MprF, with protein sequence MTQRQRLVDNETSPSPLANATPSGARRVLRIARAVWPPLVLALVGWLGWHDMRGLDLHALHVITSNLSDLDLLGLQLLALVPVLAMCGYDLLLSRWLRIDLRISQVLRYAWPACTLANLVGLSGMTGAGVRYLALSREGVAGRTIAVYAGVQLLAVPLGLGLLCAAALAVAPHLSTSVPLPRGLPQLLLLAFAAYIPVFFLLTGSGALHRRFFHELPPLTVGLRLKLTLASLGEWGLALAVLGLSLALAGVRPEPQELLLAFALAATAGIASQVPGGLGVLDGTLLVILGGLGHAAEGVLAGILLFRLCYYLVPALLGLALGARLFVPDENLFVRMLRRAEAHRVFGVLRLPVELIGAVGVRLLGYLTFLAGVVLLVSAGYPALAERSAVVHGYLPLIVVEGSHLLSVVAGVVLLGLSRGIAGGVHRAYQLALVMLLAGAVLSLVKGLDYEEASYLVALAALLRARRDYFERLAYPLLSRRNLLWFLALLATLVGYAWLGAALYGNEAWAASLLKVAPGAHAPRFARSLLAVLVTGAGMLGWLAFSMPRPRLLLPGTAALDEARTFYTVHGGHAFAHLTLLGDKHLFHTADRDALIAYGAIRNRLVALGDPAGAPAALEGAVLAFRQFADRYGCVPVFYEVSEANLHLYHDHGFGLFKLGEQALVPVADFSLAGKKRDDLRSAVNRAGREGLEFGVLLQPLADAVWDELRTVSDQWLGTRTAEKGFSLGRFDRHYLSQAPIAVVRQGDVMVAFASLMPDYHQQHELSIDLMRHAAGAPHGCMDFLFVRLLEYARDAGYAWFNLGVAPLAGVGENEFARPAERLARLAYEYGNRFYNYKGLRSYKEKFQPVWRGTYLAYPYQMSPRFLLVDIAALIAGGYRRVLVAN encoded by the coding sequence ATGACGCAGCGGCAACGGCTCGTGGACAACGAAACCTCCCCATCCCCACTGGCCAACGCGACGCCATCGGGCGCGCGCCGCGTGCTGCGCATTGCGCGTGCAGTCTGGCCACCGTTGGTACTGGCGCTGGTCGGCTGGCTGGGCTGGCACGATATGCGCGGGCTCGATCTGCACGCCCTGCACGTCATCACCAGCAACCTAAGCGACCTTGATTTGCTCGGCTTGCAACTGCTGGCCCTGGTACCGGTGCTCGCGATGTGTGGTTATGACCTGCTACTGAGCCGTTGGCTGCGCATCGATCTGCGGATAAGCCAGGTACTACGCTACGCTTGGCCCGCCTGCACGCTCGCCAATCTGGTCGGGCTGTCAGGCATGACCGGGGCGGGTGTGCGTTACCTCGCGCTGTCGCGCGAGGGCGTCGCCGGACGCACCATCGCCGTCTATGCCGGCGTGCAACTGCTGGCCGTCCCGCTCGGTTTGGGTCTGCTATGCGCGGCGGCGCTAGCGGTGGCACCGCATCTGTCAACCAGCGTGCCGCTCCCCCGTGGTCTGCCGCAGTTGCTGCTACTCGCCTTTGCTGCCTACATACCGGTTTTTTTCTTGCTCACCGGCAGCGGCGCCCTGCATCGGCGGTTCTTTCATGAGCTGCCGCCACTCACCGTTGGCCTGCGCCTGAAACTGACGCTCGCCTCCCTTGGCGAGTGGGGCCTGGCCCTGGCCGTGCTGGGCCTGTCGCTTGCGCTGGCCGGAGTACGGCCCGAGCCACAGGAGCTGCTGCTGGCCTTCGCGCTGGCCGCCACCGCTGGCATCGCCAGCCAGGTGCCCGGAGGTCTGGGCGTGCTGGACGGCACCCTGTTGGTCATCCTGGGCGGACTCGGACATGCGGCCGAAGGCGTATTGGCCGGCATTCTGCTGTTTCGCCTGTGCTACTACTTGGTGCCGGCGCTGCTTGGCCTGGCCCTCGGGGCACGCCTGTTCGTGCCGGACGAGAACCTGTTCGTGCGCATGCTGCGCCGCGCCGAAGCACACCGGGTGTTCGGCGTGCTGCGCCTGCCGGTGGAACTGATCGGCGCCGTGGGCGTGCGCCTGCTCGGGTATCTCACATTCCTCGCCGGGGTGGTGTTGCTGGTATCGGCGGGGTATCCGGCGCTGGCCGAGCGCAGCGCGGTGGTGCACGGCTACCTGCCGCTGATCGTGGTGGAAGGATCACACCTGTTGTCGGTGGTCGCCGGGGTGGTGCTGCTGGGCCTGTCCCGCGGCATCGCCGGCGGGGTACATCGCGCGTATCAATTAGCGTTGGTAATGTTGCTGGCCGGCGCGGTGCTGAGCCTGGTCAAGGGACTCGACTACGAGGAAGCGAGCTACCTGGTTGCCTTGGCCGCGTTGCTGCGTGCTCGCCGTGATTATTTCGAACGGCTCGCCTACCCCTTGCTGAGCCGGCGCAACCTACTGTGGTTTTTGGCACTGCTGGCGACCCTGGTCGGTTACGCCTGGTTGGGCGCGGCGCTTTATGGAAACGAGGCTTGGGCCGCCAGTTTGCTCAAGGTTGCTCCCGGTGCACATGCGCCACGGTTCGCCCGTAGCCTGCTGGCGGTGCTCGTCACCGGGGCTGGCATGCTCGGCTGGCTTGCTTTTTCCATGCCGCGGCCGCGCCTGCTGTTGCCAGGCACCGCCGCGCTGGACGAGGCAAGAACCTTCTACACCGTTCATGGCGGGCACGCATTTGCCCATCTGACCCTGCTTGGCGACAAACATCTATTCCATACGGCGGACCGCGATGCTCTGATCGCTTACGGGGCCATTCGCAACCGGCTGGTGGCGCTGGGCGATCCGGCTGGCGCGCCGGCTGCCCTGGAGGGCGCCGTATTGGCATTCCGGCAATTTGCGGACCGCTACGGTTGCGTGCCGGTGTTCTACGAGGTCAGCGAAGCCAACCTGCACCTGTACCACGACCACGGCTTCGGGCTGTTCAAGCTCGGCGAGCAGGCTCTGGTGCCAGTCGCGGATTTTTCGCTTGCCGGAAAAAAACGCGACGACCTGCGATCCGCCGTTAACCGTGCCGGGCGGGAGGGCCTTGAATTCGGCGTGCTGCTGCAGCCATTGGCCGACGCGGTTTGGGACGAACTGCGCACAGTGTCGGATCAGTGGCTGGGAACCAGAACCGCCGAGAAGGGCTTCTCGCTGGGACGTTTTGATCGGCACTACCTGAGCCAGGCGCCAATCGCCGTGGTACGACAGGGTGACGTCATGGTCGCCTTTGCCAGTCTGATGCCGGATTACCACCAGCAACACGAACTGAGCATCGACCTGATGCGGCATGCCGCCGGCGCCCCCCACGGTTGCATGGATTTCCTGTTCGTGCGCCTGCTGGAGTACGCCCGCGATGCCGGTTACGCCTGGTTCAATCTGGGCGTAGCCCCGCTGGCCGGGGTCGGCGAGAATGAATTCGCCCGCCCAGCCGAGCGCCTGGCCCGCCTGGCCTACGAATACGGCAACCGTTTCTACAACTACAAGGGTCTGCGCAGCTACAAGGAAAAATTCCAGCCGGTCTGGCGGGGAACCTACTTGGCCTACCCCTATCAGATGTCACCGCGGTTTCTGTTGGTCGACATTGCCGCACTGATAGCCGGCGGCTACCGACGTGTACTGGTCGCTAACTGA